Proteins encoded by one window of Nicotiana tabacum cultivar K326 chromosome 10, ASM71507v2, whole genome shotgun sequence:
- the LOC107807432 gene encoding phytochrome C: MSSKSTTSKTNCSRSSSARSRHGARVVAQTPIDAKLHMEFEESEQQFDYSNSVNLSNSTSNVPSSTVSAYLQKMQRGSLIQPFGCMITIDEQNFTVIAYSENAPEMLDLIPHAVPSIEMLEALTFGTDVRTLFRSSGASALEKAASFGELSLLNPILVHCRNSGKPFYAILHRIDVGLVIDLEAVNPDDVPVTAAGALKSYKLAAKAIAKLQSLPSGDISLLCDVLVREVSHLTGYDRVMVYKFHEDEHGEVIAECRKRELEPYLGLHYPATDIPQASRFLFMKNKVRMICDCLAPPIRVIQDPRLAQPLSLGGSALRAPHGCHAQYMANMGSIASMVMSVLISEEDDELDSDQQMGRKLWGLVVCHHTCPRFLPFPLRYACEFLVQVFSVQINKEVEVAAQLREKHILRTQTVLCDMLLRDAPLGIVNQSPNVMDLVRCDGAALYYRNKLWLLGVTPTESQIRDIAEWLNESHGSSTGLSTDSLMEAGYPCAAVLGDAVCGMAVVKITSKDFLFWFRSHTAKEIKWGGEKHDPGDKDDGRKMHPRSSFKAFLEVVKRRSVPWEDVEMDAIHSLQLILRGSLQDEVADCSKMIVNVPAADTSIERVDELRIVTNEMVRLIETASIPILAVDASGRINGWNSKISELTGLLIEKAIGVPLVNLVIEDGASTIEGVLSLALQGKEEKNVEIKLRTFGRQENVGPITLVANACCSRDIKQNIVGVCFIGQDVTGLKLIEDKYSHIEGDYVGIVRNPSPLIPPIFVMDEHGRCMEWNEAMHKLTGLKREEVIDQMLLGEVFTVNNFGCRVKDGDTLIKLRILFNRVIAGGEGEKLFLGLFDKQGKYIEALISANKRIDADGRVTGVLCFLHIPSPELQYALHVQKMSEQAAESSLNKLAYVRLELKNPLNGIKCIQNLMKSSDLSNDQSHLLKTSTMCQEQLAKIIDDTDIDSIEECYMEMNSSEFNLGEVVTVVINQVMILSQERKVQVTCDSPVELSHLYLIGDSLRLQQVLSDFLTTAILFTVPFEGSSVVLRVIPRKERIGTKMHVMHLEFRITHPAPDVPEELIQQMFYYSQSISREGLGLYISQKLVKIMNGTVQYLREAERSSFIILVEFPLTDQRNH; this comes from the exons ATGTCTTCTAAATCTACAACAAGCAAGACTAATTGCTCTAGGAGCAGTTCAGCTAGGTCTAGGCATGGTGCTCGTGTTGTTGCTCAAACCCCAATTGATGCAAAACTCCACATGGAGTTTGAAGAGTCTGAACAACAATTTGATTACTCTAATTCAGTTAACTTGTCAAATTCCACTAGCAATGTTCCATCTTCAACTGTATCTGCTTATCTTCAGAAAATGCAAAGGGGAAGTCTAATTCAGCCATTTGGCTGTATGATTACTATTGATGAGCAGAACTTTACTGTCATTGCTTATAGCGAAAACGCACCAGAAATGTTGGACTTGATACCTCATGCTGTTCCGAGCATCGAAATGCTAGAGGCTTTGACCTTTGGAACTGATGTCAGGACACTTTTTCGATCTTCAGGTGCTTCCGCGCTTGAAAAAGCAGCTAGCTTTGGAGAACTTAGTTTGCTTAATCCTATTTTGGTTCATTGTAGAAACTCGGGTAAGCCTTTCTATGCGATTTTACACCGCATTGATGTTGGGTTAGTAATAGATTTGGAGGCTGTGAATCCAGATGATGTCCCTGTAACTGCAGCTGGAGCATTAAAATCTTATAAGCTAGCTGCTAAAGCTATTGCAAAATTACAATCTCTGCCAAGTGGGGATATATCATTGCTATGTGATGTATTAGTTAGAGAAGTGAGTCATTTGACGGGCTATGATCGTGTTATGGTTTATAAATTCCACGAGGATGAACATGGGGAAGTTATTGCAGAATGTCGTAAGCGTGAACTAGAACCTTATCTTGGCTTGCATTACCCTGCTACCGATATACCACAAGCTTCGAGATTTCTCTTCATGAAGAATAAGGTTCGGATGATATGCGATTGCTTAGCTCCACCAATTAGGGTGATTCAGGACCCGAGACTGGCTCAGCCACTGAGCCTTGGTGGATCCGCATTAAGAGCTCCCCACGGCTGTCATGCACAATACATGGCCAATATGGGTTCTATTGCATCTATGGTCATGTCGGTGTTGATTAGTGAGGAAGATGACGAGTTGGATAGTGACCAGCaaatgggaagaaaattgtggggTTTGGTCGTTTGCCATCACACTTGCCCTAGATTTCTTCCTTTTCCGTTGAGGTACGCATGTGAGTTCTTGGTTCAAGTTTTCAGTGTTCAGATCAATAAGGAAGTGGAAGTGGCAGCTCAACTTAGGGAAAAGCATATACTGCGAACTCAGACTGTTCTTTGTGACATGCTTCTAAGAGATGCCCCCTTGGGAATCGTTAACCAGTCTCCTAATGTTATGGACCTTGTAAGGTGTGACGGGGCTGCACTTTACTATAGGAACAAACTTTGGTTGCTTGGTGTTACGCCAACGGAGTCCCAAATTAGAGATATAGCTGAATGGCTTAATGAATCTCACGGTAGTAGTACAGGTTTAAGCACTGATAGCCTCATGGAAGCTGGCTACCCATGTGCTGCTGTGCTCGGCGATGCGGTGTGTGGAATGGCTGTTGTAAAAAtaacttcaaaagattttctctTCTGGTTCCGCTCCCACACAGCTAAAGAGATCAAGTGGGGTGGTGAAAAACATGATCCCGGAGACAAGGATGACGGAAGAAAGATGCACCCAAGGTCATCATTTAAAGCCTTTTTGGAGGTTGTTAAGCGGCGGAGCGTACCTTGGGAGGATGTGGAAATGGATGCAATCCATTCCTTGCAGCTGATATTGCGAGGATCTTTGCAAGATGAGGTTGCTGATTGTTCTAAAATGATTGTGAATGTCCCTGCTGCAGATACCAGTATAGAGAGAGTGGATGAACTTCGTATTGTCACAAACGAAATGGTTCGTCTTATTGAGACAGCATCAATACCCATTTTGGCAGTTGATGCTTCAGGCCGTATTAATGGATGGAACTCGAAAATTTCTGAGTTAACTGGATTGCTTATAGAGAAAGCAATAGGCGTACCATTGGTCAATTTGGTTATTGAAGATGGAGCAAGCACAATTGAAGGTGTTCTCTCCCTGGCTTTGCAAG GCAAGGAGGAGAAAAATGTAGAAATCAAACTTAGGACATTTGGTCGCCAAGAAAATGTCGGACCAATTACGTTAGTGGCTAATGCCTGCTGTAGTCGAGACATAAAACAAAATATTGTTGGAGTTTGCTTTATCGGGCAAGATGTTACTGGGTTAAAACTGATTGAGGACAAATATAGCCACATTGAAGGTGATTATGTTGGAATTGTCCGCAACCCATCTCCTCTAATTCCTCCAATTTTTGTGATGGATGAACATGGAAGATGCATGGAATGGAACGAGGCTATGCACAAATTGACTGGGTTGAAGAGGGAGGAGGTCATTGATCAAATGCTTCTTGGTGAGGTTTTCACAGTCAATAACTTCGGTTGCAGGGTGAAAGATGGAGACACACTAATCAAGCTCAGGATATTATTTAATAGGGTAATTGCTGGCGGGGAAGGTGAGAAATTGTTTTTGGGGTTATTTGATAAACAGGGTAAGTATATTGAAGCCTTAATATCTGCAAATAAAAGGATTGATGCCGATGGTAGGGTAACTGGGGTCTTGTGCTTCCTGCATATTCCTAGTCCAGAACTTCAATATGCACTGCATGTGCAGAAGATGTCAGAACAAGCTGCTGAAAGTAGTCTAAATAAGTTGGCTTATGTTCGTCTTGAACTAAAAAACCCTTTAAATGGGATAAAGTGCATTCAGAATCTGATGAAATCTTCTGATTTAAGCAATGATCAAAGTCATTTGCTGAAGACAAGCACAATGTGTCAAGAACAACTAGCCAAGATCATTGATGACACCGATATTGATAGCATTGAGGAATG CTATATGGAAATGAACTCTTCTGAGTTCAATCTTGGCGAAGTTGTTACAGTGGTCATCAATCAAGTTATGATTCTAAGTCAGGAGCGCAAGGTTCAGGTCACATGCGATTCACCTGTCGAACTATCACACTTGTACCTGATTGGTGACAGTTTGAGGCTTCAACAAGTCCTTTCTGACTTTTTGACCACAGCTATCCTTTTTACTGTTCCTTTTGAAGGTTCCTCTGTGGTGCTCAGAGTAATTCCAAGAAAGGAACGTATAGGGACCAAGATGCACGTCATGCATCTTGAATTCCG AATCACTCATCCAGCCCCAGACGTACCTGAAGAGCTAATTCAACAGATGTTCTACTACAGTCAGAGTATATCAAGGGAAGGTCTTGGCCTATACATCAGCCAGAAACTTGTTAAAATCATGAATGGAACCGTCCAGTATCTCCGGGAGGCGGAGAGATCCTCATTCATTATCTTAGTTGAATTTCCACTGACAGACCAGAGAAACCACTAG